TGTTGCTTTGTTAGAAAATTGGAGTACATACGCTTTCTTTGGATTCGCTATTTCAAGTACCCTTTTCTTGTCCTCTCTCCTACTATCAGATTATTCCAATGTTGCAGGAGATGACGAAGCATTTATCATTTACAGAAGAGATGCTCAAATTCTTGGCCCAATCGTTTTGCTATTTGCATTATTAATTATGTTAGCTATTAAGGTTGAAGCAAATTGGCTGTATGAGAACATGATGAATCAATTGGCTTGGTTAGTTGCTTCTATTGTTGTTTTCGCACTAAGTTACGGAGTCTTATGGATCAAAAAACGTATTCCTCGGATTGCCGTTATCGGTATCGTCATCCAATATTTATTAGCAAGTTATGCCTATGGCGTCAGTCATCTGCCATATATCGTTTACCCGATTGTTACAATTGAATCAGGCTTTACAGACCCTAACATGTTTAGAGCACTCTTCGTATCTTATATCGTTGGTTTTGCTATTCTAATTCCTGGATTCATATACTTTTGGCGTCTGTTCATGAAAGATCGTCGTTATATTAAATCAGGTGATTCTTAAAATAAGTTGATTAGTACGGTACGTGAAATTTTAACATCGTTTTTAAATAAAAGGCTGCCTATTTCAGTCAGCCCTTGCCATTATTGATTTTCTTGAGAATCATTCTTCTTTGTATTCTCATCAACGTTATGATTTTGATGCTCTTGTTCAAATTTCGTCAATTCTTTTGCAGAATGCTTACGGATAAGTATAGTTGCTATGATCGCCGCTGCCATAAATATGATTAACATAGTGACAGAGGGAATATATTCTGTCTTATCTTCAGGAAAATAAAGAAACTCCATCATACGCGCCACGCCCTCTCTTGTATTGCTGTACCAATTATAACAGACCTATAAGAGGTCATGTCCGAAAAACGGTATTACAATTTAATGATATAAAAAGCCTGAATGAAAATATTTCTTCCATCCAAGCTTCCTTTACACTTGTTCCTCGATAGATTCGAGGATATATTCTATTGATTTCGTCATCGCAATAAAGCGTTTTTCCTTTGTATCCTTTTGAAATGCTTGGACAGCAGCAATCGTCATGTTTTCATGAGTATCTTTAATTTGTATTGGATACACATATTTAGGTTTCTCAGCTAATGCCCATTTTGTTGCTAAGGGCTTCCATTCATCTGCTAAAGTCTGGACTTTGTCAGCGAAAGGCTTTACTTGCCCATAAAAGTCAACTTCATAGTCTTCACGTAATGTATCTTCCGTAAATTGAACATAAGCTTGATTGTTTAAGTCTCTTAGTTCTTTGGTCAATGTTTTTAGTCTTTGTTGATCTATAGTCATTCTTTCACCCCACACCTTACATCGTATCAAATGAGGTCTAAGATCGCTATCCTTTATGTTTATTTATTGCATTGTAAATAAACTGACGAGCCAGTTGCGCTTTCTTGTCTTCATAGTAGGATTAAATTCTGTTCGAATTTCATTGGTAGCAGTTACTTGTAGTAATAATTGTTCCTCTAAGACAAGCATTTTCTCTTCAAGCTCCGTTAGACGAGTGGCCATCTGATCCATATCTTTTCTATGTTGCATCACTTGGTAAGAAAGAACCTCATCCGCTTTCTGAGATACTTTGGACTCCAATCCATTCAACTGTTCTTGCATTTGATGGAAATACGCATCCATTTCTTTCAAACCATCGCCCTTTTTATTTTGAGGCTTAACATCAGCCACCTCTTGCTGTTTAATATCACTCATTTGTAACCCTTGTTGCAACAGTACTTGTATTTCTTCTAACCGTTCAATGTCAACTTGTCGGAATAAATAGTGTCCGTGATCGTTCTTCGGGCAAGGAATATCAAAATACTTCACCCAGCGCTGGATGGTCGTCGGATTCACATTAAGTCTTTTTGATACCACTTTTGTTTTCACCAATTTATCCATAGTACGGACCTCCCGATTTAATAGTATGTTACCTATTCTAGGGGATTTTACCTTTTCCCTTTAGGCATGACAAAACTAGTATCCGTTCGGCAAAGAAAGTGGAATTATCAAAAATACGCTTGAATTCGACAGAGATAAAGGACTGTATAGTCAATCATTTGAATACCATACTAATCCTTAGGAGGTGATTCATTTGACGAAACGACGTGGACCTAATAAAGGTGATCAAAAGCACACACAACAAGAAAAACAGACGGGTTATGGTGATAAGAAGCTAGAGGGACCTAATCGGCCTGCCACATAAATCGAGTGTCCGGCGCATGTTTGATCCTTCCTGCAATTTTACGAGACCAAGTAGCGTTTTCTACTGGGTCTTGTTTGCTTTTTTCGAAATTTTCCTTAAAGTGTTGTTAACTTACTAAGCATATATAACTCCAATCTTTTATGTTCATACCAATCGTTCAGCTTGATCTTTTTGGGTAGTTCCACATCTTTAAAATATTGTTTAGTCGGCGGACGATCTATTGACCAATCTTCAGATGGTCTCCTATGATGGTTGATAATCGGATACATCACTCTTAAAGGAAGGCGGTGTCCTCTCCTCACTCGTTGCAAATACTGTTCATAATCCACTCTTGCACCAGTAGGTTCAGTACGTTGTGCGAATAAACAAATTGCCTGCCTTAGATCGTGTTCCGACAAAATCTTCAACAACCTCTTCCCTAATGCAATGCGGTTCTTTAACTTCTTGAAACCATGAACCGATAACCCGTACAGTTCACCTTGTATTGTAGGGAATAGAACAGTACTAAAATGAAATCTGTCCTGTAACCAAAATGGGACTGTGGATAGCACTTTTTGATCTAATTCGTCATTTTCTATAACCGGTAATTGTATGACGTTCTGTTCATTAATAATCAGTGCTTGATCAATCCTTTTCTGATCTCGATCAAGCCAATAAGTCTCCCACTCTTTTTTCATGAACGATGAAACGTTAAATTCATCTAACAAATGAAAAAGTGGTTCTCCTATTTGTTTAGATACTTCATATAACAATAGCTGCGGATAAGCGTCCGAGAAGATGAGCCAATTTGCGCGTTCATATGTTTGAAATATGGAATATCTCTTTTCAGGTGATAAAATTTGACGAAATTCATATATTTGTAAGTCTGTCATATTCCAGCCTGCATTTCGCGAAACCATACTCGCAAGAAACGGCCAAAGAATTTCCTTATTATGACGATAAAAAGACTGATAGGCGAGTGTTCGTGAGATGTTATCTACGTTCCACTTTTTTGTTTGACGGTTGATATACTCAATAAGGATCGATTCAATGCTAAGTTGATCTGTCTGGAAACGACGGTTTGCTTCTGACATAAACGAGCTTCTTTTCATAAATGTCCCCTTCCAACAAACATAAGTTCGTAAACCCTACTCGCTTTACTCGACATTCACCGTAAATGTGGTATATTTTTATACATGTGTTTCGTAAGATTAAAATTATTGATTAGATGAAACCATTTCTATTTCCAATCGTCTAGAATGATAGATGATTGACTTAATTATGATGTTGGAAGGGCGGTGAACCATTTGAATTTCCGTTATCCGAATCGAAAATCAACCGAATCCATCCAGCGGCCTGTTACATCTTCATCATCAAAACTAGAAACGAAAGATGAAAGGTCTTACGCTAACCGCGGGATGACATTTGAAGAGGATATCAACCATTCCAATTCCTATTATTTGCAGTCTGGCAAGTCAGTTATTCACAAAAAACCTACTCCTGTACAAATCGTTTCAGTGGATTATCCGAAAAGAAGTGCTGCGGTCAT
This Pseudalkalibacillus berkeleyi DNA region includes the following protein-coding sequences:
- a CDS encoding DUF2515 family protein is translated as MKRSSFMSEANRRFQTDQLSIESILIEYINRQTKKWNVDNISRTLAYQSFYRHNKEILWPFLASMVSRNAGWNMTDLQIYEFRQILSPEKRYSIFQTYERANWLIFSDAYPQLLLYEVSKQIGEPLFHLLDEFNVSSFMKKEWETYWLDRDQKRIDQALIINEQNVIQLPVIENDELDQKVLSTVPFWLQDRFHFSTVLFPTIQGELYGLSVHGFKKLKNRIALGKRLLKILSEHDLRQAICLFAQRTEPTGARVDYEQYLQRVRRGHRLPLRVMYPIINHHRRPSEDWSIDRPPTKQYFKDVELPKKIKLNDWYEHKRLELYMLSKLTTL
- a CDS encoding YppE family protein encodes the protein MTIDQQRLKTLTKELRDLNNQAYVQFTEDTLREDYEVDFYGQVKPFADKVQTLADEWKPLATKWALAEKPKYVYPIQIKDTHENMTIAAVQAFQKDTKEKRFIAMTKSIEYILESIEEQV
- a CDS encoding cytochrome d ubiquinol oxidase subunit II: MTDSLLAISLLWIFVFIYAVAATIDFGAGFWSMIYLGKRQMRATRIANKYLSPSWEVTNVFIVLIVVALVSFFPGATYTLGTVMLIPGSLVILLLALRSAFLVFSHTAKEYEKFLTYVSGISGFLIPGLLILILPISHGGYIKTTGGIESLSFVALLENWSTYAFFGFAISSTLFLSSLLLSDYSNVAGDDEAFIIYRRDAQILGPIVLLFALLIMLAIKVEANWLYENMMNQLAWLVASIVVFALSYGVLWIKKRIPRIAVIGIVIQYLLASYAYGVSHLPYIVYPIVTIESGFTDPNMFRALFVSYIVGFAILIPGFIYFWRLFMKDRRYIKSGDS
- a CDS encoding MerR family transcriptional regulator; protein product: MDKLVKTKVVSKRLNVNPTTIQRWVKYFDIPCPKNDHGHYLFRQVDIERLEEIQVLLQQGLQMSDIKQQEVADVKPQNKKGDGLKEMDAYFHQMQEQLNGLESKVSQKADEVLSYQVMQHRKDMDQMATRLTELEEKMLVLEEQLLLQVTATNEIRTEFNPTMKTRKRNWLVSLFTMQ